From a single Ancylothrix sp. D3o genomic region:
- the ssb gene encoding single-stranded DNA-binding protein, with protein sequence MSVNSCLLIGRLGQEPQTKTFAGGSQVTEFSLAVKRLGRETPDWFNIQAWGKTSDIAGKYLRKGSQVAVAGNLKFDQWPDKTTGDTRWKPVVVCNEIELLGNTGSTETSDVSSDDDDDF encoded by the coding sequence ATGTCTGTTAATTCGTGTTTATTGATTGGCCGGTTAGGGCAAGAACCACAGACAAAAACATTTGCTGGTGGAAGCCAAGTTACCGAATTTTCTCTGGCTGTCAAACGCTTAGGCAGAGAAACCCCAGACTGGTTTAATATCCAAGCATGGGGTAAAACCTCGGATATTGCTGGTAAATACCTCCGCAAAGGTAGCCAAGTGGCCGTTGCTGGCAATTTGAAGTTTGACCAGTGGCCCGATAAAACCACCGGCGACACTCGCTGGAAACCTGTTGTCGTTTGTAATGAAATTGAACTACTCGGTAACACCGGCTCAACTGAAACTTCGGATGTTTCCTCAGATGATGACGATGATTTCTAA